Proteins encoded within one genomic window of Candidatus Syntrophocurvum alkaliphilum:
- the smc gene encoding chromosome segregation protein SMC yields MLLKRLEIKGFKTFADTTEISLKPGINVIVGPNGCGKSNIVDAIRWVLGESNIRNLRGEKNEDVIFNGSDKKRPLSMATVQLTIDNAENSLPIDYTEVTMGRKVFRSGESEFAINKSKVRLKDMSNLFAGTGLGKKGYSIISQGELEQVLNGQGFDRRLILEEASGIIKYRYQRDEAQKRIMSTQNDIIRVSDILQELEARKEDLGQKAEKAKTYIELSEKHQQLEKKFLSHQIKNSKETLKEKKESLLVIENTIKSKYDILQEHQEMLLNMEKDLEEKRKSFNKAKEKKHELENMINNCKADINLSNERLNNSCERQNNAEEEKTKYSVLIEKVALDLESAENDYSTEEQKYFNLKSKLDNLTEEIKDLEIKINNKNDKFEYEKNQVFDILNKETEIKNKITKSEEEAKRLNDKKQRLKKNIYDLEEKQKNLLESQENIKSKIKVEDQKREKVNQNIIKLKSSRDEIVAELNIVKDTEQDLNSQNNRLNTKLLTLQDMDKNFVGYSEGVKAIIKAKNKKEIIGLIDVIGNLIDVPNGLELAVETVAGRSLENVVAQDSNAAKQAIKFLKANNSGRVTFLPLDNLRVRPLPNEAIKKLMSYPKVIGLGSTLIKHKASYAKAIQYLFGRVLFVEDINTGMDIFKNTNYAVKIVSKEGDLITVSGALTGGNHKKSKVSPFQRKKEQKEINELMTKCKAQIETNNSKKQELLSRLSEIDEELTNTKNSINEIDFLLEIKNNEKLKLKQDINNIVQDKQVKLQELKSTQNNINHITKIIDELKDEYKIRINESQGLTEHIEELKQEINDYKSNYEIIKERKLSLAEQIEMKSKELSILQKNITQYKELKSSYKQSIEKANETYTKSTDEINKQMVKINKHNKELKEYHEHLKQYTAYIEKQEQNIKNIYKTVNDKKEEIDPLNKEIKYYENQKQNIKIKVAKLENELEYLTNNWENKFKNDIPIQDGLNAKEIKEYSLLLKNLEIELENLGLVDVAAIDEYKELIERYDFLIKQYNDLNNAKDSLKNLLKENEKLMNNSFKHFLKQANESFRQTFIEIFNGGDASLNIDLNENLLEAGIDIVVKMPGKRNQPLNLLSGGERALTCIAFIFSLLRLKPAPFCLLDEIDSALDETNLLRFSNFLQKMSTTIQFIVITHRQATIEAGKMIYGITMPEEGVSSVYSLDISSAQDIAG; encoded by the coding sequence ATGTTATTAAAAAGGCTTGAAATAAAAGGTTTTAAAACTTTTGCTGATACTACTGAGATAAGCCTTAAGCCTGGCATTAATGTAATAGTCGGTCCTAATGGGTGTGGTAAAAGTAATATTGTTGATGCTATTCGTTGGGTTTTAGGAGAATCAAACATAAGAAATTTAAGAGGAGAAAAAAACGAAGATGTAATATTTAATGGTAGTGATAAAAAAAGACCGTTGAGTATGGCTACAGTTCAACTTACCATAGATAATGCTGAAAACTCCCTTCCTATAGACTATACAGAAGTTACAATGGGGAGAAAAGTTTTTCGTTCTGGAGAGAGTGAATTTGCTATAAATAAATCGAAAGTTCGTTTGAAAGATATGAGCAATCTTTTTGCTGGCACAGGATTAGGTAAAAAAGGATATTCTATTATAAGTCAAGGGGAATTAGAGCAGGTTTTAAATGGACAAGGGTTTGATAGAAGACTAATTTTAGAAGAAGCTTCGGGAATTATCAAATATCGTTATCAAAGAGATGAAGCCCAAAAGAGAATTATGTCTACTCAAAATGATATAATAAGGGTTTCTGATATCCTACAAGAGCTGGAAGCAAGAAAGGAAGACTTAGGTCAAAAGGCTGAAAAAGCTAAAACATATATAGAGTTATCTGAAAAACACCAACAATTAGAAAAAAAATTTCTAAGTCACCAGATTAAAAATTCTAAAGAAACATTAAAAGAGAAAAAAGAGTCTTTATTAGTGATAGAAAATACTATAAAAAGTAAATACGATATTTTGCAAGAGCATCAAGAAATGTTGTTAAATATGGAAAAAGATTTAGAAGAGAAACGTAAATCTTTTAATAAAGCTAAGGAAAAAAAGCATGAATTAGAAAACATGATTAATAATTGTAAAGCAGATATTAATTTGAGTAATGAAAGACTTAACAATTCTTGCGAAAGGCAAAATAATGCAGAAGAAGAAAAAACCAAATATTCTGTATTAATTGAAAAAGTAGCTTTGGATTTAGAATCAGCTGAAAATGATTATAGTACTGAGGAACAAAAATATTTTAATTTAAAAAGTAAATTAGATAACCTAACTGAAGAGATAAAGGATTTAGAAATTAAAATAAATAACAAAAATGATAAGTTTGAATACGAAAAAAATCAGGTTTTTGACATCCTTAATAAAGAGACAGAAATAAAAAATAAAATTACTAAAAGTGAGGAAGAAGCTAAAAGACTAAATGATAAAAAACAGAGATTAAAAAAGAATATATATGATTTAGAGGAAAAGCAAAAAAACTTGCTTGAAAGTCAAGAGAATATAAAATCTAAGATAAAAGTAGAAGATCAAAAAAGAGAAAAGGTTAATCAAAACATTATTAAATTGAAATCTTCTAGAGATGAAATAGTTGCTGAATTAAATATTGTAAAAGATACAGAACAAGATTTAAACTCTCAAAATAATAGATTAAATACAAAGCTATTAACATTACAGGATATGGATAAAAATTTTGTTGGGTACTCTGAAGGGGTAAAAGCTATAATAAAAGCTAAAAACAAAAAAGAAATTATAGGATTAATAGATGTAATAGGGAATTTAATTGATGTTCCTAATGGTCTTGAATTAGCTGTTGAAACAGTAGCGGGAAGAAGCTTAGAAAATGTAGTTGCTCAAGATAGTAATGCAGCAAAACAAGCTATAAAGTTTTTAAAAGCAAACAATTCAGGAAGAGTTACGTTTTTACCTTTAGACAACCTAAGAGTACGCCCACTACCTAATGAAGCAATAAAAAAATTAATGAGTTATCCAAAAGTAATAGGCTTAGGTTCTACTCTCATAAAGCATAAAGCTAGCTATGCAAAAGCTATACAATACTTATTTGGTCGTGTTCTTTTTGTTGAAGATATAAACACTGGTATGGATATTTTTAAAAACACAAATTATGCAGTTAAAATCGTTAGCAAGGAAGGTGACTTGATTACTGTAAGTGGAGCTTTAACGGGTGGTAATCATAAAAAGAGTAAAGTTAGTCCTTTTCAACGTAAAAAAGAGCAAAAAGAAATAAATGAATTAATGACTAAATGTAAAGCTCAAATAGAAACAAATAATTCAAAAAAGCAAGAACTGTTAAGCAGATTAAGTGAAATAGATGAAGAGCTAACAAATACAAAAAATAGTATTAATGAAATAGATTTTTTACTAGAAATAAAAAACAATGAAAAACTAAAGTTAAAACAAGATATAAACAATATAGTACAAGATAAACAGGTTAAACTACAAGAACTAAAATCTACACAAAATAATATAAATCATATTACAAAAATTATTGATGAACTTAAAGATGAATATAAGATCAGAATTAATGAAAGCCAAGGACTAACTGAACATATAGAGGAGTTAAAACAAGAAATAAATGATTATAAAAGCAATTATGAAATAATAAAAGAACGGAAGTTATCCTTAGCTGAACAGATAGAGATGAAAAGTAAAGAATTATCTATTCTGCAAAAGAATATTACTCAATACAAAGAACTGAAAAGCTCATATAAACAGTCTATAGAAAAAGCAAATGAAACATATACAAAAAGTACAGATGAAATTAATAAACAAATGGTAAAAATAAATAAACATAATAAAGAATTAAAAGAATATCATGAACACTTAAAACAATATACAGCTTACATAGAAAAACAAGAACAAAACATAAAAAATATTTATAAAACTGTAAATGATAAAAAAGAAGAAATAGATCCATTAAATAAAGAAATTAAATATTACGAAAATCAAAAACAAAATATTAAAATTAAGGTTGCTAAATTAGAAAATGAACTAGAGTATTTAACAAACAACTGGGAAAATAAATTTAAAAATGATATTCCTATACAAGATGGATTAAACGCAAAAGAGATAAAGGAATATAGTTTATTATTAAAAAATTTAGAAATAGAATTAGAAAATCTAGGTTTAGTAGATGTGGCAGCTATAGATGAGTATAAAGAGTTAATAGAACGTTATGATTTTCTTATTAAACAATATAATGATTTAAATAATGCTAAGGATTCACTCAAAAATCTACTCAAAGAAAATGAAAAATTAATGAATAACTCATTTAAACATTTTTTAAAACAAGCTAATGAAAGTTTTAGGCAAACTTTTATAGAAATTTTTAATGGTGGTGATGCCAGTTTAAATATTGATTTAAATGAAAATCTTTTGGAAGCTGGTATTGATATAGTTGTAAAAATGCCAGGTAAAAGAAACCAACCATTAAACTTACTGTCTGGTGGTGAAAGAGCATTAACTTGTATAGCATTTATATTTTCTTTGCTAAGATTAAAACCAGCCCCTTTCTGTTTATTAGATGAGATAGATTCTGCATTAGATGAGACAAACTTATTAAGATTTTCTAATTTTTTGCAGAAAATGTCTACAACAATTCAATTTATTGTTATTACTCATAGACAGGCAACAATAGAAGCAGGAAAAATGATCTATGGTATAACAATGCCTGAAGAGGGGGTATCATCTGTTTATTCTTTAGACATATCTTCTGCACAAGATATTGCAGGATAG
- the mobB gene encoding molybdopterin-guanine dinucleotide biosynthesis protein B, which yields MKIISFVGRHNCGKTTLLTKIIPLLKKEGINVAVVKHSAKEIHELPSDKDSDRLFNSGSDVVYFVSPKLSVYYSKDKKEKSLNDVLNSIPNNIDLVIIEGYKKEDYPKIEVIRKDIDALPIKGLTNVIAKVTDCTIDSQLPVFSFNDEDLITRFIIKWLSK from the coding sequence ATGAAAATAATATCATTTGTAGGAAGACATAATTGCGGAAAAACAACATTATTAACTAAAATAATACCTCTTTTAAAAAAAGAAGGTATTAATGTAGCAGTAGTTAAGCATTCTGCAAAGGAAATTCATGAACTGCCGTCTGATAAGGACTCTGATAGACTATTTAACTCAGGCTCTGATGTTGTCTATTTTGTCTCTCCAAAGTTATCTGTGTATTACTCTAAGGATAAAAAGGAAAAATCATTAAATGATGTATTAAACAGTATACCCAATAATATAGATTTAGTCATAATAGAAGGTTACAAAAAAGAAGACTATCCTAAAATTGAAGTTATAAGAAAAGATATAGATGCATTACCTATAAAAGGGCTTACTAACGTTATAGCTAAAGTAACTGACTGTACAATTGACAGCCAGTTACCTGTTTTTAGCTTTAATGATGAGGATTTAATTACTAGGTTTATCATTAAGTGGTTAAGTAAATAA
- a CDS encoding amidohydrolase, whose protein sequence is MSILIKNVSIVPLTENNKIIEKGYIIIENNMIKQIGEGSAPDDNYVEVIDGTNNIALPGFINTHTHAAMTLLRGYADDLPLMEWLETKIWPLEAKLTAEDIYWGTKLAIVEMIKSGTTTFTDMYFHMDKVAEAVKDSGIRAVLSRGMIGIGPESDTAIEQTRTLVKNWHNQANGRIKFALGPHAPYTCPPDYLKKITSLANELNVSINIHLAETKGEFEDIKKQYDKTPIALMEQIGLFNHHVIAAHCVHITEEDIDILKKYNVGVAHNPESNMKLASGIAPVSELLSKQIAVGLGTDGASSNNNLDMLEEMRSAALLHKVNTMNPTVIPAYQALEMATINGALVLGLDGEIGQLREGLKADIIMVEADKAHMIPRYDLIANLVYSAQGSDVNTVIIDGQVIMKDGNIVVFDEQEVLNKCKDVAERLMKEF, encoded by the coding sequence ATGAGTATACTTATAAAGAATGTAAGTATAGTTCCATTAACAGAAAACAATAAGATAATAGAAAAAGGTTACATAATAATAGAAAATAATATGATTAAGCAAATAGGGGAGGGGAGTGCACCTGATGATAATTATGTTGAAGTAATAGATGGTACTAATAATATTGCTTTACCTGGATTTATTAATACCCATACTCATGCTGCTATGACTTTATTAAGAGGATATGCAGATGACTTACCATTGATGGAGTGGTTAGAAACTAAAATATGGCCTTTAGAAGCAAAACTAACAGCTGAAGATATATATTGGGGTACAAAGCTTGCTATTGTAGAAATGATAAAATCAGGTACTACAACATTTACAGATATGTATTTTCACATGGATAAAGTAGCAGAAGCTGTTAAAGATTCTGGTATAAGAGCAGTTCTATCTAGAGGTATGATAGGCATAGGACCTGAGAGTGATACTGCTATTGAGCAAACTAGAACTTTAGTTAAGAATTGGCATAACCAAGCTAATGGGAGGATAAAATTTGCTCTTGGACCTCATGCGCCTTATACATGTCCACCAGACTATCTTAAAAAAATTACTTCACTTGCTAATGAATTAAATGTAAGTATAAATATTCACTTAGCTGAAACTAAAGGTGAATTTGAAGATATTAAAAAACAATATGATAAAACTCCAATTGCTCTTATGGAGCAAATAGGACTATTTAATCATCATGTGATAGCAGCCCATTGTGTACATATAACAGAAGAAGATATAGATATTTTAAAAAAATATAATGTTGGTGTGGCACATAATCCAGAAAGTAATATGAAACTAGCTAGTGGTATAGCCCCAGTATCAGAGTTGCTTTCAAAACAAATTGCAGTTGGCTTAGGAACCGATGGGGCTTCTAGTAACAATAACTTAGATATGCTTGAAGAAATGAGATCAGCAGCCTTATTACATAAAGTAAATACAATGAACCCAACAGTTATTCCAGCCTATCAAGCTTTAGAAATGGCTACAATAAACGGGGCCTTAGTTTTAGGTTTAGATGGTGAAATTGGTCAGCTAAGAGAAGGCTTAAAGGCTGATATCATAATGGTTGAAGCAGATAAAGCGCACATGATACCAAGATATGATTTAATTGCAAATTTAGTTTATTCAGCTCAAGGATCAGATGTAAACACAGTCATAATAGATGGGCAAGTGATAATGAAAGATGGTAATATTGTTGTTTTTGATGAACAAGAAGTTCTTAATAAATGTAAAGATGTAGCAGAACGCTTAATGAAGGAGTTTTAA
- the ftsY gene encoding signal recognition particle-docking protein FtsY, translating to MSFLDRFKGKKKDNSQNNENMSSKQTLEEESLSGAPLQEQGIENKNEEKVGFFEKFKKGLSKTRKNLGGKIDELIKSNKKLDENFYEELEEILIQADIGVNTSLELVENIRKNAKKRKLSDSSQVYELIKEEITNILNNNNEGIDHITETKPEIILVVGVNGAGKTTSIAKLAYMLKNENNKVLLAAGDTFRAAAIDQLQTWADRIGVELIKHQEGSDPGAVVYDAINAAKSRKADYLIVDTAGRLQNKTNLMKELSKIRKVIERETPEGVQDVLLVLDATTGQNAISQAKIFEEATGVSGIILTKLDGTAKGGIVIAIAKELNIPVKLVGIGEGLEDLKEFSASIFAEALFENKEE from the coding sequence GTGTCTTTTTTAGATAGATTTAAAGGCAAAAAGAAAGATAATAGTCAAAACAATGAAAATATGAGTTCTAAACAAACACTAGAGGAAGAATCACTTTCTGGGGCTCCATTGCAAGAACAAGGCATAGAAAACAAAAATGAAGAAAAAGTAGGTTTTTTTGAAAAATTTAAAAAAGGTTTGAGTAAAACAAGAAAAAATTTAGGTGGAAAAATTGATGAGTTAATTAAAAGCAATAAAAAGCTTGATGAAAATTTTTATGAAGAATTAGAAGAAATACTGATTCAAGCAGATATTGGTGTTAATACGTCATTAGAGCTAGTAGAAAATATAAGAAAAAATGCTAAGAAAAGAAAATTAAGTGATTCAAGTCAAGTATATGAATTAATTAAAGAAGAAATAACAAACATTTTAAATAATAATAATGAAGGTATAGATCATATAACTGAAACTAAACCTGAAATTATTTTAGTGGTGGGTGTTAATGGTGCTGGTAAAACTACTTCTATAGCTAAGTTAGCTTATATGTTAAAGAATGAGAATAATAAAGTATTATTAGCAGCAGGTGATACTTTTAGAGCAGCTGCTATAGATCAACTTCAGACTTGGGCAGATAGGATAGGAGTTGAATTAATAAAGCATCAAGAAGGTTCTGACCCCGGTGCAGTTGTTTATGATGCTATTAATGCAGCAAAATCAAGAAAAGCTGATTATTTAATCGTAGATACTGCAGGTAGGCTGCAAAATAAAACTAATTTGATGAAAGAATTAAGCAAAATTAGAAAAGTTATAGAAAGGGAGACACCTGAAGGTGTACAGGATGTATTATTGGTTTTAGATGCTACAACAGGGCAAAATGCAATTAGTCAAGCGAAAATTTTTGAAGAAGCGACTGGAGTGAGTGGAATAATACTTACTAAGCTTGATGGAACTGCCAAGGGTGGAATTGTAATTGCAATAGCCAAAGAATTAAATATACCAGTAAAACTGGTTGGTATTGGTGAAGGACTAGAAGACTTAAAAGAATTTTCAGCATCAATATTTGCTGAAGCACTTTTTGAAAATAAGGAGGAGTAA
- the mtnA gene encoding S-methyl-5-thioribose-1-phosphate isomerase yields the protein MKTVSYENGILTILDQSKLPEKVEYLRCHTPEEVADAILDLKVRGAPLIGVTAAYALALGMVNYHGNNKIEYFEKIYNLLASTRPTAVNLFWAINRIKKIFLENSSLDNTKLANILINEVNKMFKEDINTNKLIGEHGEKLLNLNSKVLTICNAGALATCGYGTALGVIRTGFRENKIKNVWACETRPVLQGSRLTVWELLEDNIPVTLITDSMAAYIMSLEKVDAVIVGADRIAANGDTANKIGTYSLAIAAHYHSIPFYVAAPTSTIDLTLTSGTLIPIEQRNADEIRQLANYPITHQDVEVFNPSFDVTPNEFITAIICEKGIIKKPFKQEIINFMGEEE from the coding sequence ATAAAAACCGTTTCCTATGAAAATGGTATTTTAACTATTCTTGATCAAAGCAAATTGCCTGAAAAAGTTGAATATCTTAGATGCCATACTCCAGAAGAAGTTGCTGATGCGATACTTGACCTAAAAGTTAGAGGTGCTCCATTAATTGGAGTAACAGCAGCTTATGCACTTGCATTAGGTATGGTCAATTATCACGGAAATAATAAAATAGAATACTTTGAAAAGATATATAATTTACTAGCTTCAACCAGACCTACTGCAGTAAATTTATTTTGGGCAATAAACCGGATAAAAAAAATCTTTTTAGAAAACAGTTCTTTAGATAATACAAAACTTGCAAATATATTAATTAATGAAGTAAATAAAATGTTTAAAGAAGATATAAATACTAATAAGTTAATAGGGGAACATGGCGAAAAACTATTAAATTTAAATTCTAAAGTTCTTACTATATGTAACGCAGGTGCATTAGCTACATGTGGATATGGTACAGCACTAGGTGTTATTAGGACGGGATTTAGAGAAAATAAAATTAAGAATGTATGGGCATGTGAGACTAGACCTGTACTTCAGGGCTCAAGGCTAACAGTATGGGAACTTTTAGAAGACAATATACCAGTTACACTTATTACTGACAGTATGGCTGCTTATATAATGAGTTTAGAAAAGGTCGATGCTGTAATAGTAGGGGCAGATAGAATAGCAGCAAATGGTGATACAGCAAATAAAATTGGTACTTATTCATTAGCTATTGCTGCACATTATCATTCTATACCTTTTTATGTGGCAGCACCAACCTCCACAATAGATTTAACTTTAACCTCTGGTACTTTGATTCCAATAGAACAACGAAATGCAGATGAAATAAGACAACTAGCTAACTATCCAATTACCCACCAGGATGTAGAAGTTTTTAATCCATCTTTTGATGTTACTCCGAATGAATTTATCACGGCTATAATTTGTGAAAAAGGTATAATTAAAAAGCCCTTTAAACAAGAGATAATTAATTTTATGGGAGAGGAAGAATAA
- a CDS encoding class II aldolase/adducin family protein → MQHQKEREKLLKIALEIYESKMVTGTWGNVSVRVNKNNMLITPSGMDYRLLKPDDMILLDFNLEIIEGNYKPSIESPMHRDVYLKREDVNAVVHVHSNYACVFAVAGESIPVVLEETAQIIGHPIEVAPYAHCGSKELASNVADHIADNNAVLLANHGLVGVGKSLNQALKVCYIAEKTAMVALHAQQIGKVTSLSPEQIDILRKDLHKYGQSKN, encoded by the coding sequence ATGCAACATCAAAAAGAGCGTGAAAAACTACTGAAAATTGCGCTGGAAATATATGAGAGCAAAATGGTTACTGGTACCTGGGGTAATGTAAGTGTAAGGGTAAATAAAAATAATATGTTGATTACTCCAAGTGGGATGGATTACAGATTACTAAAACCTGATGATATGATTTTATTAGATTTTAACTTAGAAATTATTGAAGGCAATTATAAGCCTTCTATTGAGAGTCCAATGCATAGAGATGTTTATTTAAAACGTGAAGATGTGAATGCGGTTGTTCACGTTCATAGTAATTATGCTTGTGTTTTTGCAGTTGCAGGGGAAAGTATCCCTGTTGTTTTAGAAGAAACAGCACAAATAATAGGTCACCCTATTGAGGTTGCACCATATGCACATTGTGGTTCTAAAGAGCTTGCTAGTAATGTTGCTGACCATATTGCTGATAATAATGCAGTTCTTTTAGCTAATCATGGGTTAGTTGGTGTAGGTAAATCATTAAATCAAGCATTAAAAGTTTGTTATATTGCAGAAAAAACTGCAATGGTGGCATTACATGCGCAACAAATTGGAAAAGTAACTTCATTATCACCAGAACAAATAGATATTTTACGTAAAGATTTACATAAATATGGACAGAGTAAAAACTAA
- the mtnP gene encoding S-methyl-5'-thioadenosine phosphorylase: MPKIAIIGGTGIYNPKLLDNVKEVEQKTKYGDVKVLIGDYKGIEIAFIPRHGSKHSVPPHLINYRANIMALHHLGVKNILATAAVGSLNYEFKPGQFVLADQFIDFTKSRQNTFFEGGDEGVIHCDMTVPYCPDLRKAIKQAAHNKNIDIQDNGVYVCTEGPRFETAAEIQMFKMMGGHLIGMTSVPEVCLSRELGMCYANISIITNFAAGISTQALTHAEVVDMMRSRVADVRQLVMETLLYVFNDKNCDCTKILDEIGVNK, encoded by the coding sequence ATGCCCAAAATAGCTATTATTGGTGGAACAGGAATATATAATCCCAAACTTCTAGATAATGTGAAAGAAGTTGAACAAAAAACGAAGTATGGAGATGTAAAAGTATTAATAGGTGATTATAAAGGAATAGAAATTGCTTTTATTCCTAGACATGGTTCCAAACATAGTGTGCCACCTCATCTTATTAATTACCGTGCTAATATAATGGCTTTACATCACTTGGGAGTTAAAAACATTTTAGCTACAGCAGCAGTTGGGTCGTTAAATTATGAATTTAAACCAGGGCAATTTGTATTAGCTGATCAGTTTATTGATTTTACTAAATCTAGGCAAAATACATTTTTTGAAGGTGGTGATGAAGGAGTAATACATTGTGATATGACAGTACCTTATTGTCCAGATTTAAGGAAAGCAATAAAGCAAGCTGCACATAATAAAAATATAGATATTCAAGATAATGGTGTTTATGTTTGTACAGAAGGCCCACGTTTTGAAACTGCAGCCGAAATTCAAATGTTTAAAATGATGGGTGGTCATTTAATTGGCATGACTAGTGTGCCTGAAGTTTGTTTATCGCGAGAACTGGGTATGTGTTATGCTAATATATCAATTATTACTAATTTTGCAGCCGGTATTTCAACTCAAGCATTGACCCATGCGGAAGTCGTCGATATGATGAGGAGCCGTGTAGCAGACGTAAGACAGTTGGTAATGGAAACTCTTTTATATGTTTTTAATGATAAAAATTGTGATTGTACTAAAATTTTAGATGAAATTGGTGTTAACAAATGA